The genomic stretch CGCCGAGGAAGTCAACAAGGGGCCGATCCTGGTCTTCACCGGCCCTCCCGGCGTGGGCAAGACCAGCATCGCGCAGAGCATCGCCAAGGCGCTGGGCCGCAAGTACGTGCGCATCGCCCTGGGCGGCGCCCGCGACGAGTCGGACATCCGGGGCCACCGCCGCACGTACATCGGCGCCATGCCCGGCCGCCTGATCCAGGGCCTGCGCACCGCCGGCACGAAGAACCCGGTCATCCTGCTCGACGAGGTCGACAAGCTGGGTTCCAGCTACCAGGGCGACCCCAGCGCGGCGCTGCTGGAAGTCCTCGACCCGGCGCAGAACCAGAACTTCACCGACCACTACATGGGCGTGGCCTTCGACCTGTCGGAAGTCATGTTCATCGCCACGGCGAACTACCCCGAGCAGATCCCCCCGGCGCTGATGGACCGCATGGAGGTCATCGAGTTCAACTCCTACATCGAGCAGGAGAAGCTGGAGATCGCCAAGCGCTACCTGATGCCCCGCCAGCTCACCGCCAACGGCCTGAAGCCCAACCAGATCACGTTCACCGACGCCACGCTGGAGAAGCTGATCAGCCACTACACCCGCGAAGCCGGCGTGCGCAACCTGGAACGCGAGATCGGCACGGTGGCCCGCAAGGTCGCCCGACGCATCGCCACCGGCGAGGTCAAGCGCGTGAAGGTCACCGACAAGGAACTCGACCGCTACCTGGGCCAGTCGCGCCACAGCCCCGAGACCGAGAACAAGGAAGATATGGTCGGCGTCTCGACCGGCATGTTCTACACGCCGGTGGGCGGGGACATCCTGTTCGTCGAGACCTCGATCAGCCCCGGCAAGGGCCTGGTGCTCACCGGACAGCTGGGCGACGTGATGAAGGAATCGGCCCGCGCCGCCCTGACGTACATCAAGGCGAACGCCGAGCGCTTCCACATCGATAAATCCCGCGTCGACGACAGCGAGATCCACGTGCATGTCCCGGCTGGCGCAATCCCCAAGGAAGGCCCCAGCGCCGGCGGCGCGATGGTCACCAGCCTGATCAGCGCCCTGAGCGGCATTCCTGCCCGCCACGACGTCGCCATGACCGGCGAGATGACCCTGACCGGCCGCTACCTGCCCATCGGCGGCCTGAAGGAAAAGGTGCTGGGAGCCCGCCGCGCCGGGATCAAGCACATCATCCTGCCCAAGGCCAACGAGGGCGATATCCGCGATATCCCCGCGCACCTGCGGGCCAGCATGACCTTCCACCCCTGCGAGACCGTGGACGAGGTGCTGAACGTGGCCCTGGTCGGCGGCATCAAGGCCCTGGAGACTCCGCGTGACGGCAGCGCGGTCGTGCCCGCCCCCCCGGCCAAGCGGCGCACCGGTCGGCGCGGCACCGGCGCAAGCGCGTAAGGCTCGACCGGCTCCCGTGACCCCCGCCTCAGAGGTGGGGGTTTTTTTGGTGCAAGGTGCTATACGGTGGACACACGACAGCATCCTCGGAGGCACCACAAAATTTGGGAGGCACGATGCTCAGTCAGCAGGGAAGGAAACCTAATTGTTGGTTACATCTCGGCTTAGGGTGCCTGTGCACTATCTTCTCAGGGTGTGCAACAACCAGCGAGAAGCTCCAGGGCAACTGGGAATGTAATAGCTCGCTGACAGACTACCGCGAGAATACATTAGACCTCAAGGCGACAGGAAATGATAGATTTGAATGGTCATCTCACGACCTAAAAAATAAAACCAAGAATTCAGGGGCTGCAAGATATGAATCTAGAACGAATAATTTGATATTCAAAGAAATAAACGGAAATAATACATGGGGTATGCATGTTGAAAGCATGGAGCAGCTGACGATGGATGATGAGCGTACGCGGTGCTTCAAAATAGGAGGCGATTACAACCTGATCTTTGAGACGTATACACGGGTTGAATTATCAACACCGAGTTGATTAAGCCCTGTCCCCACTCCTGCCCCGCTATCCTGTGCACATGAGCGGGCCTGTTACGTTCTTAGTCGCCAGCCCTCACCTGCACGGCGGGGTGTTCGGGGGCTCCGTGATCCTGCTGCTGGAGCACGACACGGGCGGGGCCATGGGCCTGATCGTGAACGCGCCGCTGCCCCAGACGGTCTCGGAGCTGATGGCCGAGGCCCCGGCACAGGATCAGCCCGGCTGGCTGGGCGGCCCGGTCGATCCGACACTGGGCTGGTGCCTGTACCGCGAACCCCTGGGCCTGGACGGCGAGATCCGCGTGGTGGACGGTCTGATGGTGAGCTCCAGCCTGGACGTGCTGCGGGCCGTGATCGACGGTGGGCAGGAGTACCGCCTGGTGCTGGGCTACGCCGGCTGGGGCGCCGGACAGCTGACCGAGGAATCGCGGGAGGGGGCGTGGGTGTGGGTCGAGCAGGACACGCCGGATCTGCTGTGGGACGTGCCGCCCGAGCAGCAGTGGGCCGAGGCGCTGCGGCGGCTGGGGGTCACGCCGGGAACGATCATGCCGGGCGGGGCCCAGGCGTAGGCGCGGCGCTGTACAGGTCTTGCACGCGCCGGGGCTGCATGCTACTCTCCCTCCTGCGCCTGAAAACGGCGGGCCACCATGATCGGCAGTAGCTCAGTGGCAGAGCGTTCGACTGTTAATCGAATGGTCGCTGGTTCGACCCCAGCCTGCCGAGCCAAGCATCCCAGCCTCCCCCGCGGAGGCTGGTGTTGTTTTGGGGCCATCCCCGGCAGCACC from Deinococcus sp. AB2017081 encodes the following:
- the lon gene encoding endopeptidase La, translated to MPTENVTLPKNVPVCPVRGSVIYPTMVQHIDASRSLSIGAIEAALAGEKVILIVSQRDKDIDDPQGADLYDIGTACNVLRVRKNPDGTVQMLVSAVARVKASNYTRGDFLRADIQPLPATPDKAVELQALSRELKEKFELIASGGKLNAEAVQTINGKDEIGEMADHIAFNLDFKLEDKQALLEAANVTARIRKLLTLLDTEQEVQAVQAKIRAQVKEEIDKNQREYYLREQMKVIQKELQGGEDGEDGDEAEQFRAKIEALDLKPEIRKEVDREVNRLARMHPDAAEASVIRTYLTWITELPWNTRSEDRLDVAEAAQVLDDDHYGLDKVKDRVLEFLAVRRLRKERAERGELSAEEVNKGPILVFTGPPGVGKTSIAQSIAKALGRKYVRIALGGARDESDIRGHRRTYIGAMPGRLIQGLRTAGTKNPVILLDEVDKLGSSYQGDPSAALLEVLDPAQNQNFTDHYMGVAFDLSEVMFIATANYPEQIPPALMDRMEVIEFNSYIEQEKLEIAKRYLMPRQLTANGLKPNQITFTDATLEKLISHYTREAGVRNLEREIGTVARKVARRIATGEVKRVKVTDKELDRYLGQSRHSPETENKEDMVGVSTGMFYTPVGGDILFVETSISPGKGLVLTGQLGDVMKESARAALTYIKANAERFHIDKSRVDDSEIHVHVPAGAIPKEGPSAGGAMVTSLISALSGIPARHDVAMTGEMTLTGRYLPIGGLKEKVLGARRAGIKHIILPKANEGDIRDIPAHLRASMTFHPCETVDEVLNVALVGGIKALETPRDGSAVVPAPPAKRRTGRRGTGASA
- a CDS encoding YqgE/AlgH family protein, with translation MSGPVTFLVASPHLHGGVFGGSVILLLEHDTGGAMGLIVNAPLPQTVSELMAEAPAQDQPGWLGGPVDPTLGWCLYREPLGLDGEIRVVDGLMVSSSLDVLRAVIDGGQEYRLVLGYAGWGAGQLTEESREGAWVWVEQDTPDLLWDVPPEQQWAEALRRLGVTPGTIMPGGAQA